The Chaetodon trifascialis isolate fChaTrf1 chromosome 11, fChaTrf1.hap1, whole genome shotgun sequence nucleotide sequence GCTCCTGCTTGCTTGTCTGGGGCCACCTTGAGGGTCTCTGGGATTCGCATGCGCTGGCTGATCCCCTCTGTGTACTCCAACTCATAATGGATGCGGTTCATCTCAGCCACCTCTGCAGAGGGGGAGGTGAAAGTTGGCCCACTCATCCAGCCTGTGGACACATCAGATGGAGGGAAATGGAAAGACAATTTAGAAATACTCAACGGATAAAAGGTAAGACTAGTGTGCCAGTTAGAGTGTAGACATCTCAGGTGCACTTCAGTCATGCCACTATCAGAGTGTCAAAAGTGAAGTAATAACAGGAAAGCTCCTCTCTGTGAGTCCTGGATGTTTACCATTTCCCTCATGTGAATGACAGTGGCCTGCCTGCAACACCACCCTGCTTTTCTGATTATGACTGAAAGAAGCATCGTTTTGAAATGGCAAATGTAGTCCTTGCTAATTGGCTTAGTGGCTTATAGAGTACTGCCCCAAACATGCTCCCTGGCTCGTGTGAAAGGGCATGTCCCGTAGACGAACCACATAAGAGCCCACAGGGCAGAGGGTAGGAGGTGTACCAGCCAAAGCTAATACATAATATATCAAGAATAACACTTAACGTTGTATTGCATGAAATGACGTAACATCGACGTGAGGTGTAGCTGTTGTTGACACATGGCGTCAATGTCACTGAATGAAAATCCACATAAGACGCCATGTCTTGCATGTACGTTAGCCACCATCGAGCTAATGTACAAGTATATCGGCTCTGACAACCATTAGCTAATGTTATCTTTATCACAACTCGTTAGCTAAGCGGTGCGGTGACAACCACGGTCACAGCCTGGATAAACGCACATATCTGTCGCCTGTAACTACTTACCGCTGTAGTTTTAGCAGCAGAGTTCAAAATGTCATGTGTCACAATGTTGTCCGTTCTGTAATATTTGCATCAGGCAGGACGGACGACGAGGAAAGCCGAGAGACACACCGCTTGCAGCTAGTGTGCGTCCGTGTTGGCGCGAGGAAAATACCCCGTGTGTCCGCGGGGGCGGAGCGTGTGAGCAACACCGTCAGTCCAACCGAGCCGCAGCAGCAGGCGGCACCCAGGTTGGAAAACGAGCGCACACAATTACGACCCTCGAATTAATTAGGTTCACATACAATATCGATGTTAACTGTCTAATTAATACAACATAATGCAAAACcattattttgatttgtttttccataGAAGTGAATTGAAGTATTCTAGCGGTAATTCGATTTACCTGTCATAAACAAACGGGGGCGAACTGCTAAATCTCCTCGCTTGCAGACAGAACACAACTTTGAATTTTCTCACATCCGAAATAATCTAAGGCAGGTGTcgaaattaattaaaatgcatgCGCATACACATTATTCACTACCTGTAAATTTACAGATAGCCAGAATAAGAGGTCATCTGCATCTGAAAATAATGAAGTTTGACCCCATTTAGAGGTGCAAATTCACTGCAGCAATCAGTTACTGGGCAAGTGGAAGTGATTTCAGTAAAAATATGCACACATCCAAAGAAGTTCAGGTGCATCAGAAGAGCTCTAATATATAGCCAAAGTATGTATTTGGGCGCCCAGCAATATGAATTATCCACTGTGCATTATGCATAAATCAGTGTTATTATAGTCTGTTTGCAGGACATTTCCAGTCTATGATAGGATGAGAGTCAGATAAAGACATACTGCACTATATTATGCAATATTATGTTGACCTGTTACATTGTTCTATTAGGCTACATGACATGCTGAACTATACAGTATTATTTTTCAAGATGAATAGAGACAAAACTGAGTATCGTTACTTTATCATATTTTATTCTCGTGTACACTGTTTATATAAACTGTACATAAGTGACCTTGATATAACTAATCACATCACTATGTCGCTCTTGCATTGTTCTTGtagtttctatttttatttttatttgaacGTCATTCATATACTTctaattatttcttttttaatctacTCATCTGTACTCATTTCTGTCCTTGTGCTATTGCAACACCTGAATTTCCCCCAGGGGattttcttatcttatcttaggtTTGCCAGTTACTCTGCTTTAAATCGATTAAACACAAGTGATCAAAAACACGGTGTagatacagttttttttatgatttgcTTTAACTAAACAGAACTTAGTTCAGAGCTGTCCACCGCTTGTATTTACGAGGTATATTCTGCTTGTGAATGTCTGGCAGCAACTACACTGAAGAGGCGTTCAGGTCCCTCGGCAGAACAGCCCTTAGAAATACAACTCCCACAATTCCGCACGCGCCAAAACCAGTGCGCATGCGTGCTCCGCCTGGGCCATTATTTTGTCCTCTTGAAGCTTCAAATGAACAACAGGCTAAACGTTCcttgaaatgaattaaatattAATTCACGGAAGGAGCATTTTGTCCCTCTTGTTCATCACCGCCGACATAAATGGAGTCTCTCGGTCAGTAGGTCGTTGTGTCGCCGGGCTCTTCGGTCCTCCGTTGGACTCGGAGGCCGAAAACAGTGCGCGGAGTGACAGCGCCGTTAAAGCCAGCAGATTGGGTGTTTATCTAGGTGGCTAGCGACCTAGCTAGCTTCCTAGACAGCTAAGAGGGAAGGAAAAACCCTGAAAGGACCATTTGATACCTTCGGAAAGAGGGAGCCGTGGCTGTCCCTGTCCCGTCCAGCCTGCAGAGGGGATGGCACACCTTCGAGACATGCAAAACCAGGTACAGAAATGCTCTTTTCAACAACTGTCACCTCCCTGCTCCTTGACCAAGACTAGGCGAACCCTCATGACTGCTAGGCTCTCCATGAATAGGTGGGTGGGGGTCTTCATCAGCCACTACGAACAGGCATACGAATGCCTTTATTTCTCATCTCCTTGCCATTGTCAGCTTCAGGGGGGCACGTTGCCAAAGCAATCGACTAGCTGACAAAACCATGTTATTAGAAACTCTAGATTTCATTTAAAAGGCTTGACTGTGTTAGAATTGTTGATGGTACATGCTATAGATGCTAAATACCTAAAATGTGTTGACTTCTTCACGTTCCTCCTACTCAGTCAAGTCATCACTCATTTCCTGCTGTGATGAAGAGGGAAAACCAGTGAACTTTCAAGTGCCATTCGTCTTGAATTACATTCTGGCTCAAGGTTCAGTCTGGGTGATTATATGGGCTGGGACTCAGATGGGTATTGACAGAGATAAGAAAGGTTAATCATGCAtcgtcttttttttatttgagcaGCGCGTGAGAACATAATTATAAAGGCCAACAGATAGATGCAGCTCCTACTTTCACATCTAATAACCTTTATAAGAGAGCATCTGAATGTGGAACAAGTTCAGTTCTGGTCGCATGCTTTGCAAGGGACAGGTATACACACAAATAAGTGCAGTCTATATGCTCAGTACTTCAATGCTTTCTTTTGCACTGGACCAGAATACCCGATTGGACCCCGAGGAGTACTTCACCAAGCAGGAGCGGATTGGGAAGGGTTCCTTCGGAGAGGTCTACAAAGGCATCAACAACCGCACCAAGGAGGTGGTGGCGATTAAAATTATAGATCtggaagaggcagaggatgagATCGAAGACATTCAACAGGAGATCACAGTGCTGAGCCAGTGTGATAGCCCTTTTGTTACCAAGTATTATGGATCATACCTGAAGGTGAGACCATTACACAGACACTGAAGTGATACATGCACAGGTTAGAtgctgagagagacacacacacacacacgcgcacgcacgcacatacacacacacacacacacacacacacaaacacacacacacacacacacacagtgccataTAGGCAAAGGCAAAGCAGTGTTTGAAATCTTAAATTTTATTTCCTCTCAGGGGACCAAGCTGTGGATTATCATGGAGTATTTAGGTGGAGGGTCTGCTCTGGATCTGGTAAGAAGATTTCTGCTTTTATACGGATTACAAAGTTTTATGCAAATCTTGCAAAGTGGCACTTTCTATACTTGAGAAGCCAAACCAGTCCAGCTCCTGGCTTGCTGTCCCAGCTTCCACAGTTTTCTGATTCATTTGTTGCACCCTCATcatctcccttcctctccctaGCTCCGTCCAGGGCCTCTTGAAGAGACTTACATTGCTACTATACTGAGGGAAATACTGAAGGGGCTGGAGTATCTGCACTCTGAAAGGAAGATCCACAGAGATATCAAAGGTAATAAGCACTCTCTTCAtgcaatgaagaaaaaaaacgaTGCCTCTTTTTCATTTGGCGGTTTATAGATATTAGTTCTGTCCTGTTGCAAAGCCACATTTCACACTCATAACTCAGAGTCAGGCTGTGGCAGTATGCTGTATTGAGTGGAGATGCTGCCCATTAAATGGTTTGATTCATGCTTCCTATCAGCAAGTAAATACTGCACTGAGCAAGACACTGATTGTTGAGCAGTGATGAGGGAGCTGCTGAGGAACATGTGCATCCGGTCTTAACCAGATGCTGCACATAATAAgtccacacactgaaatatgctACTGAGATGCATACATTTATGAACACCATCTGTGAGCTCACAACATGCTGTGGGTGAtaaatgtgtatctgtgtgtaggGTGATTCTTTTTTTGGCACTGTTCTGTTATCTCCTGAAGCTGTTTGAGTTCGCCACAGTGACAATGTTTGCATGCACAAAATAGTCTGGTCgttgcttttattctgaaaaagacaatattcccACTAAGATGTTTGCACGGCTAATGAAAAGGAAAATTCTGCTAATATTCCTGTTTCCATGCAGCCGGGTATACTCTGATCAACACAGTGACATTAATGATGACACAACCTTCATTTGTTCAACCACCTTCTTGAAAAGGTCGGCATTGTGACATTTGTGCAAAACCTGTTGATATCCCAGACTCGCATTGTGTGTAAAAGtaggtgtgtttctccttccGACCAGAAATGTGgacttttcttttgtgcatgcatCTCTGCTACAGCTTTGCAAACTGTTGGGCAATGCACAGAGCTGACCTTAAACAGGCACCAGACTGTGTGTCGCAAACTGCACACTCTGAATGTGCTGGATACATGTCCAAAGAATGCTCTGAAAACCTGAGTAATGGCAGCATATCCCACATGGCTTCATCGGAAAATCTACATTCAGGATATCCAAacacatcaaattcagaatattgTCATATTCAGAATATTAGTGGAAaattagtgtgcatgtaaacgcaGTCAGTGAAACAGGGGAAGGGGCTGGAAAGTCCATCCTTCTGTAATGCACAGTATGATAAATAGTTATTGTCCTGACAGTCCAACACTCCAAACTCTCATCCTTCATGCTGGATGATATGTTTATGTGTTATTGTTGCCTTGTTGTTTCCACTGCTTGTATCACTTGTTCCTGTAGgttgactgtctctgtctgtctctcctagCTGCCAATGTGCTCTTGTCGGAGCAGGGCGACGTGAAGCTGGCAGATTTCGGGGTGGCGGGACAGCTGACAGATACCCAGATTAAGAGAAACACATTTGTTGGCACGCCTTTCTGGATGGCTCCAGAGGTTATCAAACAGTCAGCCTACGACTTCAAGgtggagttttttttctcacttttcgGTGTCTCACTTCGGTACTTTGAATTGAGCCCATGAACAGATGAAACACTGATAAGTTGACACTACATACATTTTTCAGCATGGAAAGACTAATTTGATCCACATCACTGTAGTTGGGGAACCGTTTTGTCGTTCCTTACATTGTTTCCAGCGTCTGTTTGTGAAGTTAACACACCTCACTTACACATTTCATTCTCCCCTCAGGCTGATATTTGGTCCCTGGGAATCACTGCCATTGAGCTGGCTAAAGGGGAACCTCCCAACTCAGACCTACACCCTATGAGGGTCCTTTTCCTCATCCCGAAAAACACTCCACCCACACTTGAGGGACCTTACAGCAAGCCCTTCAAAGAGTTTGTGGAGGCTTGTCTAAATAAAGACCCTCGTTTTGTAAGTAATAAACCTGCATCCATCTGCAGGCATTGCAGCAGAACTAAATGGGATCAGACATGCTTGCTCTGGGCTAAATAAGATCAGAAAATTGGAAAATGATTCCAGATTGGCTGTTCTGAGTGTAAGACTTTGGTCATTTGTCCTACCAAATATTTTTGTGATTGGATTAGCATACCTTGTCATTAACAGGAATTATCATTTGCGCCGTGCTTTCTCAAATATGCAAACCCAGTCCAAATCACATTCTTGTTAAATCTAAGCAATGTGATGGTGGACTTGTTCTTTAAGCATGTTATGACTAGACAACTGATCCCAGCTGTCTGGGGCTCTGGGTTTCTTCAGACGACGCCGTCACTTAATGTTCGTCTTTTTGCTGCGTCTGTCTTTGTGCCACGTCTGCACAGAGGCCAACAGCCAAAGAGCTCCTGAAGCACAAGTTCATCACACGTTACACCAAGAAGACGGCCTATCTGACAGAGCTGATTGACCGCTACCGCCGCTGGAAGTCAGAGGGGCACGGGGAGGAATCCAGCTCTGACGACTCAGATATGTGAGTCtcaagaacacacacgcacacactccagCTGTACTCTGTCAGTTGGCGACCAAGTAGTGTCAAGAATGAACCTTTTCATGTTGCTAAATTTCCATCAGCATACAGCACGGGCGAACCTGCACCTCTTCCTGCtaataacagtaaaaaaaagaggatataacacacacaaatacacacacacacatatacgtaCACACGTATACATCTATGTATTTCTCTCTTCAGGGATGCTGATGGTGATGTGGATACATGTCCAATGTGGACCTTCCCCACAGTCAGACCCAACTCAATGAACAAGTTACAGAagggctacacacacacagagtctgaggtaagatacacacacacacacagagtcagaggtcagatacacacagcacacagagacagatctTAGCGCTTTTGTTCctaacacctttttttttttttggctctttcCAGTCAGGCGATTCGGTGAAAAGGCAACCCAAGTCACAATGCTTGTCCGCTTTGGTAACACCCATCTTCAGAGAGGTAGGCACAACTGTTGGGGATGGCGATTCTGTAACCTTGAAAGCAGTGACTTTTCAGCCAAGAGCAAGCCTTAATCTAGATGAGTTAATCCTGTCTTTTTGAAAAACATCTTAAACTGGGAGCCGTTACTTCCTGGCTGTTGAGCCCTGGACAAAGTTAAACGAGGTTAATGTGTAAGTCCTCATTAGTGACTGTATGTGCACAGAGCGCTGGCTTGAGGTTGCTCTGAATAACTGACCTGGATCACCGTCATCTGCTGGatttggaggagaaaaacagaccGAAATAAGTAgctaggaaaaaaaaagaagaggtcTACAAAGAGAATACCACAAACCTTAAAGCTGCCAGCGCATGAGGAGCATTTCCCTCAGTACATTAATTGCATAGATAACACACTGCAGTGCAAGTCTGGGCCTCAGAGTCGATCTGATCTGcactgctttttctttgtgcatGTGAAAGCTGTTCTGGAAACTGATATCATCACATTTATTGAGCAGGACCAATTTCCTAATAATTTGGCCTTCATGTAGTCCCAGAGTctctctgatctccttcaggaAATTGATCTAGTTTATCCAAGACTGCTCCAAAGCGTGTCTTTATTGAAGAAATTCACTCTGtcgcacctcctcctccattgtTGAACCTAGTATCCCAGTAAGAAGGTATAAAAGTGAATCAtgatgtgtgtacatgtatcatacatgcacacatacatgctgtTTTAAAGTATTTTATATTAGAAGggataaaacagaggagagcaggaacACATGTTACTCTCTCAGAGTAATCTCTGCTTATTATGAATGTTAAAACCAATGAATGTACTGTTGAAATTAGGCTTCAAACAGTCACATTGCACGACATACATCTTACTATTTGATTTCCAGTTGAAGGAGAAGCGGCGGGCGAGTGGCGGGGGTGTAGGAGCCATTGAGGAGCTGGAAAATGCCTTCAACTTGGCCGAGGAGTCGTGTCCGGGCATCTCCGACCGCCTTGTCACACACATGATGGAGAGAGTGTGCAGGTGATTCACCAACCGTTGTCACAGCTGTCCGCTGGGATGTCCATcatgcagcagaaaacattcattcatgtgAATAAATCGATTTCATGTCTTTCTTCCAGGTTTTCTTTAAATGGTAACACCACCCCGTCTACGCGGTGAAACCCCAGCTGGATGTAACTTAACTCTGCCCCCTTTTCTGTCTCCCAGACCCACCCAACGCCTTAGATAAGGACCACAGaggacccccccacccccacccctcgTATCTTTGCACCCTTCCCAGTTCTGTCCCTCAAGAGATCTTTTAATTAGttataattaaatatttttacagtttttctttaAGAGcggagagtatttaagacaaaaaaagccATGACATTTAGAGCGTTGTGTATACCTGTTagactgagaagaaaaaaaaaactataataAAGTCT carries:
- the stk25b gene encoding serine/threonine-protein kinase 25 is translated as MAHLRDMQNQNTRLDPEEYFTKQERIGKGSFGEVYKGINNRTKEVVAIKIIDLEEAEDEIEDIQQEITVLSQCDSPFVTKYYGSYLKGTKLWIIMEYLGGGSALDLLRPGPLEETYIATILREILKGLEYLHSERKIHRDIKAANVLLSEQGDVKLADFGVAGQLTDTQIKRNTFVGTPFWMAPEVIKQSAYDFKADIWSLGITAIELAKGEPPNSDLHPMRVLFLIPKNTPPTLEGPYSKPFKEFVEACLNKDPRFRPTAKELLKHKFITRYTKKTAYLTELIDRYRRWKSEGHGEESSSDDSDMDADGDVDTCPMWTFPTVRPNSMNKLQKGYTHTESESGDSVKRQPKSQCLSALVTPIFRELKEKRRASGGGVGAIEELENAFNLAEESCPGISDRLVTHMMERVCRFSLNGNTTPSTR